A region of Anguilla anguilla isolate fAngAng1 chromosome 18, fAngAng1.pri, whole genome shotgun sequence DNA encodes the following proteins:
- the ggps1 gene encoding geranylgeranyl pyrophosphate synthase has translation MDGDEGVASKRILLEPYKYLLQLPGKQVRTKLSQAFNHWLNVPEDKLQVIIEVTEMLHNASLLIDDIEDNSKLRRGFPVAHSIYGIPSVINSANYVYFLGLEKVLTLEHPEAVRVFTRQLLELHRGQGQDIYWRDTYTCPSEAEYRRMVLQKTGGLFGLAVGLMQLFSSWTQDLKPLLDALGLYFQIRDDYANLYSREYSENKSFCEDLTEGKFSFPTIHAIWSQPESTQVQNILRQRTENVDIKRYCVDYLEKVGSFAYTRQTLRDLEAKAYALIRDLGGNPELEALIEHLSRMYKEE, from the exons ATGGACGGCGACGAGGGCGTGGCCTCCAAACGAATCCTCCTCGAGCCGTACAAgtacctgctgcagctgccag GGAAGCAGGTCAGGACGAAGCTGTCCCAGGCATTTAACCACTGGCTCAATGTCCCGGAAGACAAACTGCAG GTGATCATCGAGGTGACGGAGATGCTCCACAACGCCAGCCTGCTGATCGACGACATCGAGGACAACTCCAAGCTCCGGCGGGGCTTCCCCGTGGCCCACAGCATCTACGGCATCCCGTCCGTCATCAACTCGGCCAACTACGTCTACTTCCTGGGCCTGGAGAAGGTGCTGACGCTGGAGCACCCCGAGGCCGTCCGCGTGTTCACCCGCCAGCTGCTGGAGCTCCACCGCGGCCAGGGCCAGGACATCTACTGGCGGGACACCTACACCTGCCCCAGCGAGGCCGAGTACCGGCGCATGGTGCTCCAGAAGACCGGCGGGCTCTTCGGCCTGGCCGTGGGCCTCATGCAGCTCTTCTCCAGCTGGACCCAGGACCTCAAGCCCCTGCTGGACGCGCTGGGCCTCTACTTCCAGATCCGCGACGACTACGCCAACCTGTACTCGCGGGAGTACAGCGAGAACAAGAGCTTCTGCGAGGACCTGACGGAGGGCAAGTTCTCCTTCCCCACCATCCACGCCATCTGGTCGCAGCCGGAGAGCACGCAGGTGCAGAACATCCTGCGGCAGCGCACGGAGAACGTGGACATCAAGCGCTACTGCGTGGACTACCTGGAGAAGGTGGGCTCCTTCGCCTACACCCGGCAGACCCTGCGCGACCTGGAGGCCAAGGCCTACGCCCTCATCCGGGACCTGGGGGGCAACCCCGAGCTGGAGGCCCTGATCGAGCACCTCAGCCGCATGTACAAAGAggagtga